The Antennarius striatus isolate MH-2024 chromosome 23, ASM4005453v1, whole genome shotgun sequence genome has a segment encoding these proteins:
- the intu gene encoding protein inturned isoform X3: MMFNVSIDGASFSKNLEDFDSIRSVLLYSDLEPEWLDDIQKNGELFYLELSEGEEEAALAQAATHQGVSTNHVRFRENEAEIITEQNKKPRCDSHAKGETALKRLTRILRRKRRPSLRRAGGKDGGKDNSTVSSPPASILKNQPGQRQGVTVQQQQMKEVCVYLNPKRLGGSSTPLSEGGGLLEALLGVVHRPPWSREPGDPTVVRQEERLSVHGLIPNSPAIKCGQILIGDVLVAVDDVDVTSENIERVLSCIPGPTQVRLTLETAALVDGGGTSDVSSGHKVKTPPPVSQLVRLLWGEDTAELQMSIGHIPHIIMYLSLKLDSTSQQEEEEILYQYPVSEASRQLRGVRGIFLTLCDMLENVTGGQIISSSLLLGKHLVHVGYWKESNNLLVVGLPAERVPLLYLQTVVGDVVRTLKVMYGSLDSAFCGGDHAPRLDHFFCLFFQQLIQPSRLRDGSSAPAPDVSGTLFLEGLPAVRWLTLPADIKVEVDTVLSDFESSDFGEMSEDFFGLRRLYVILGSCLFYKSYLIANHLPKEDLLDVCLYCQHYCLLPLASEQRVGQLVIWREVFPQQRANSSTAPGYSQPEGRHFLLIVGLRHFMQCVLLEAGGCASQALGSPGPDCVYVDQVKATLLQLEVLEAGMEERLNAPPTPCLSCADWFLPAATARERLDNLASSSPILSKLTGTVKGSSSRGHSLFGERVRRSSPQRSLSDSGGEGQMDAGSGSSWPPGLSPHSTPDSARKLGGRRDSLGSRGSDGSGGLFKIPRMKNPNPFYLGTLKKTLTDKESEEMYYAMKLTSGAENTLFHYVLMETVQGIFIAPTHREVAQLSGSIHPQLIRNFHHCCLSIRAAFQQSLPARGRRAADRPQGGGWGLGPVKEHGVLFQCKPENWTDQKKPAPTMTYWVIGYTSLFFYDFYFVNPHPGILYFQCSRKERLILRLFSCSFRRMLLEPVPQEFYVCFHDSVAEVPVEMAFRLSFGLAL, encoded by the exons ATGATGTTTAATGTCTCTATAGATGGAGCTTCATTTTCTAAAAACTTGGAGGACTTCGACTCTATCCGCAGTGTTCTCCTATACAG TGATTTGGAACCAGAATGGCTTGATGACATCCAGAAGAACGGCGAGCTTTTCTATCTGGAGCTGAGTGAAGGTGAAGAGGAGGCTGCGTTGGCTCAAGCCGCCACCCATCAAGGTGTCTCTACTAACCACGTCCGCTTCAGAGAAAACGAAGCCGAGATCATCACGGAGCAAAACAAGAAGCCACGATGCGACTCGCACGCCAAAGGAGAGACGGCCCTCAAAAGGCTCACCAGGATCCTGAGGAGAAAACGCCGGCCGTCTCTGCGTCGAGCGGGAGGAAAGGATGGAGGTAAAGACAACTCGACTGTATCGTCGCCCCCAGCATCCATCCTGAAGAACCAGCCGGGTCAGCGTCAAGGCGTGAcggtccagcagcagcagatgaaggaaGTTTGCGTCTATCTTAACCCCAAACGGCTCGGAGGTTCGTCGACACCTCTGTCTGAAGGTGGGGGCCTGCTGGAGGCGCTGCTGGGGGTGGTGCATCGCCCCCCCTGGAGCAGAGAACCAGGAGACCCCACGGTGGTCCGACAGGAGGAAAGGCTGTCGGTTCATGGGTTAATACCCAACAGTCCAGCCATCAAATGTGGACAAATCCTCATTG GTGATGTGCTCGTGGCGGTGGATGACGTGGACGTGACCTCAGAGAACATTGAGAGGGTTCTGTCCTGCATCCCGGGACCAACACAG GTGAGGCTGACCCTGGAGACGGCGGCTCTGGTGGACGGCGGCGGTACGAGCGACGTGTCGTCGGGTCATAAGGTGAAGACGCCTCCGCCCGTCAGCCAGCTGGTGCGCCTGCTGTGGGGGGAGGACACAGCGGAACTTCAGATGTCCATCGGTCACATCCCACATATCATCATGTACCTGTCGCTCAAACTGGACTCCACATCTCAACAAGAAGAG gAGGAGATCCTGTACCAGTACCCGGTGTCTGAGGCGTCCCGACAGCTGAGGGGGGTCAGGGGCATCTTCCTCACGCTGTGTGACATGTTAGAGAACGTCACAGGAGGGCAGATCATCAG TTCTTCTCTGCTGCTCGGGAAACATCTGGTTCATGTGGGCTACTGGAAGGAAAGCAACAACCTGCTGGTGGTCGGACTTCCTGCTGAGAG GGTTCCTCTGCTGTATCTGCAGACGGTGGTGGGAGATGTAGTCCGGACGCTGAAAGTGATGTATGGCTCTTTAGACAG CGCCTTCTGTGGGGGGGACCATGCCCCCAGGTTGGACCATTTCTTCTGCCTGTTcttccagcagctcatccagcCGTCCCGCCTGAGGGACGGCTCCTCGGCCCCGGCCCCCGACGTCTCAGGGACTCTTTTCCTGGAAGGACTGCCGGCGGTCCGGTGGCTGACGCTGCCTGCAGACATCAAG GTGGAGGTGGACACTGTGCTCTCGGATTTTGAGTCTTCTGATTTTGGAGAAATG TCAGAGGACTTCTTCGGCCTGAGGCGTCTGTACGTGATTCTTGGctcctgtttgttttataaG TCCTACCTGATTGCCAATCACCTGCCCAAAGAGGACCTGCTGGACGTGTGTCTGTACTGCCAGCACTACTGCCTGCTCCCGCTGGCGTCAGAGCAGAGGGTGGGTCAGCTTGTCATCTGGAGGGAGGTGTTCCCCCAGCAGAGAGCCAATAGCAGCACAGCACCTGGCTACAGCCAACCAGAAGGACGACACTTCCTCCTCATAGTGGGGCTG AGGCATTTCATGCAGTGTGTCCTGCTGGAAGCCGGTGGTTGTGCTTCACAAGCTTTGGGTTCTCCAGGACCGGACTGCGTTTACGTCGATCAG GTGAAAGCcactctgctgcagctggaggtgTTAGAGGCAGGTATGGAGGAGCGTCTGAATGCTCCGCCCACGCCCTGCCTATCGTGTGCTGATTGGTTCCTTCCTGCCGCCACGGCCCGCGAACGCTTGGACAACCTGGCTTCGTCCTCCCCCATCTTAAGCAAACTAACCGGGACGGTGAAAGGCTCCTCTTCTAGAGGCCACAGCCTGTTTGGGGAGAGGGTCCGGAGGTCCAGCCCCCAGAGGAGCCTGTCGGACAGCGGGGGGGAGGGGCAGATGGATGCTGGGTCGGGATCGTCGTGGCCCCCCGGCCTCAGTCCACATTCAACACCGGACTCAGCCAGGAAGCTGGGAGGGCGACGAGACTCCCTGGGGTCCAGAGGGTCTGATGGCAGCGGGGGCCTCTTCAAG ATTCCCCGGATGAAGAACCCGAACCCGTTCTATCTGGGCACCCTGAAGAAGACGCTGACTGATAAAGAGAGCGAGGAGATGTATTACGCCATGAA ACTGACCTCGGGGGCTGAGAACACCTTGTTCCATTACGTCCTGATGGAGACGGTTCAGGGCATCTTCATCGCTCCTACCCACAGAGAGGTGGCTCAGCTCAGCGGCTCCATCCACCCACAGCTCATCCGCAACTTCCACCACTGCTGCCTCTCCATTCGGGCCGCGTTCCAGCAGAGCCTCCCGGCCAGG gGCCGTCGGGCTGCAGACCGGCCTCAGGGGGGCGGTTGGGGTCTAGGCCCAGTGAAGGAACACGGGGTTCTGTTCCAGTGTAAACCAGAGAATTGGACCGACCAGAAGAAACCGGCTCCCACCATGACTTACTGGGTCATCGGGTACACCAGCCTCtttttttatgacttttattttgtaaatccACATCCTGGAATATTATATTTCCAATGTTCTAGAAAGGAGAGGTTGATTCTCAGGCTGTTTTCGTGTTCTTTCAGGCGGATGTTGCTCGAACCCGTCCCTCAGGAGTTCTATGTGTGCTTCCACGACTCGGTGGCGGAGGTTCCTGTGGAGATGGCCTTCCGCCTCTCCTTCGGCCTGGCCTTGTGA
- the intu gene encoding protein inturned isoform X5, protein MMFNVSIDGASFSKNLEDFDSIRSVLLYSDLEPEWLDDIQKNGELFYLELSEGEEEAALAQAATHQGVSTNHVRFRENEAEIITEQNKKPRCDSHAKGETALKRLTRILRRKRRPSLRRAGGKDGGKDNSTVSSPPASILKNQPGQRQGVTVQQQQMKEVCVYLNPKRLGGSSTPLSEGGGLLEALLGVVHRPPWSREPGDPTVVRQEERLSVHGLIPNSPAIKCGQILIGDVLVAVDDVDVTSENIERVLSCIPGPTQVRLTLETAALVDGGGTSDVSSGHKVKTPPPVSQLVRLLWGEDTAELQMSIGHIPHIIMYLSLKLDSTSQQEEEEILYQYPVSEASRQLRGVRGIFLTLCDMLENVTGGQIISSSLLLGKHLVHVGYWKESNNLLVVGLPAERVPLLYLQTVVGDVVRTLKVMYGSLDSAFCGGDHAPRLDHFFCLFFQQLIQPSRLRDGSSAPAPDVSGTLFLEGLPAVRWLTLPADIKVEVDTVLSDFESSDFGEMSEDFFGLRRLYVILGSCLFYKSYLIANHLPKEDLLDVCLYCQHYCLLPLASEQRVGQLVIWREVFPQQRANSSTAPGYSQPEGRHFLLIVGLRHFMQCVLLEAGGCASQALGSPGPDCVYVDQVKATLLQLEVLEAGMEERLNAPPTPCLSCADWFLPAATARERLDNLASSSPILSKLTGTVKGSSSRGHSLFGERVRRSSPQRSLSDSGGEGQMDAGSGSSWPPGLSPHSTPDSARKLGGRRDSLGSRGSDGSGGLFKIPRMKNPNPFYLGTLKKTLTDKESEEMYYAMKLTSGAENTLFHYVLMETVQGIFIAPTHREVAQLSGSIHPQLIRNFHHCCLSIRAAFQQSLPARGRRAADRPQGGGWGLGPVKEHGVLFQCKPENWTDQKKPAPTMTYWVIGRMLLEPVPQEFYVCFHDSVAEVPVEMAFRLSFGLAL, encoded by the exons ATGATGTTTAATGTCTCTATAGATGGAGCTTCATTTTCTAAAAACTTGGAGGACTTCGACTCTATCCGCAGTGTTCTCCTATACAG TGATTTGGAACCAGAATGGCTTGATGACATCCAGAAGAACGGCGAGCTTTTCTATCTGGAGCTGAGTGAAGGTGAAGAGGAGGCTGCGTTGGCTCAAGCCGCCACCCATCAAGGTGTCTCTACTAACCACGTCCGCTTCAGAGAAAACGAAGCCGAGATCATCACGGAGCAAAACAAGAAGCCACGATGCGACTCGCACGCCAAAGGAGAGACGGCCCTCAAAAGGCTCACCAGGATCCTGAGGAGAAAACGCCGGCCGTCTCTGCGTCGAGCGGGAGGAAAGGATGGAGGTAAAGACAACTCGACTGTATCGTCGCCCCCAGCATCCATCCTGAAGAACCAGCCGGGTCAGCGTCAAGGCGTGAcggtccagcagcagcagatgaaggaaGTTTGCGTCTATCTTAACCCCAAACGGCTCGGAGGTTCGTCGACACCTCTGTCTGAAGGTGGGGGCCTGCTGGAGGCGCTGCTGGGGGTGGTGCATCGCCCCCCCTGGAGCAGAGAACCAGGAGACCCCACGGTGGTCCGACAGGAGGAAAGGCTGTCGGTTCATGGGTTAATACCCAACAGTCCAGCCATCAAATGTGGACAAATCCTCATTG GTGATGTGCTCGTGGCGGTGGATGACGTGGACGTGACCTCAGAGAACATTGAGAGGGTTCTGTCCTGCATCCCGGGACCAACACAG GTGAGGCTGACCCTGGAGACGGCGGCTCTGGTGGACGGCGGCGGTACGAGCGACGTGTCGTCGGGTCATAAGGTGAAGACGCCTCCGCCCGTCAGCCAGCTGGTGCGCCTGCTGTGGGGGGAGGACACAGCGGAACTTCAGATGTCCATCGGTCACATCCCACATATCATCATGTACCTGTCGCTCAAACTGGACTCCACATCTCAACAAGAAGAG gAGGAGATCCTGTACCAGTACCCGGTGTCTGAGGCGTCCCGACAGCTGAGGGGGGTCAGGGGCATCTTCCTCACGCTGTGTGACATGTTAGAGAACGTCACAGGAGGGCAGATCATCAG TTCTTCTCTGCTGCTCGGGAAACATCTGGTTCATGTGGGCTACTGGAAGGAAAGCAACAACCTGCTGGTGGTCGGACTTCCTGCTGAGAG GGTTCCTCTGCTGTATCTGCAGACGGTGGTGGGAGATGTAGTCCGGACGCTGAAAGTGATGTATGGCTCTTTAGACAG CGCCTTCTGTGGGGGGGACCATGCCCCCAGGTTGGACCATTTCTTCTGCCTGTTcttccagcagctcatccagcCGTCCCGCCTGAGGGACGGCTCCTCGGCCCCGGCCCCCGACGTCTCAGGGACTCTTTTCCTGGAAGGACTGCCGGCGGTCCGGTGGCTGACGCTGCCTGCAGACATCAAG GTGGAGGTGGACACTGTGCTCTCGGATTTTGAGTCTTCTGATTTTGGAGAAATG TCAGAGGACTTCTTCGGCCTGAGGCGTCTGTACGTGATTCTTGGctcctgtttgttttataaG TCCTACCTGATTGCCAATCACCTGCCCAAAGAGGACCTGCTGGACGTGTGTCTGTACTGCCAGCACTACTGCCTGCTCCCGCTGGCGTCAGAGCAGAGGGTGGGTCAGCTTGTCATCTGGAGGGAGGTGTTCCCCCAGCAGAGAGCCAATAGCAGCACAGCACCTGGCTACAGCCAACCAGAAGGACGACACTTCCTCCTCATAGTGGGGCTG AGGCATTTCATGCAGTGTGTCCTGCTGGAAGCCGGTGGTTGTGCTTCACAAGCTTTGGGTTCTCCAGGACCGGACTGCGTTTACGTCGATCAG GTGAAAGCcactctgctgcagctggaggtgTTAGAGGCAGGTATGGAGGAGCGTCTGAATGCTCCGCCCACGCCCTGCCTATCGTGTGCTGATTGGTTCCTTCCTGCCGCCACGGCCCGCGAACGCTTGGACAACCTGGCTTCGTCCTCCCCCATCTTAAGCAAACTAACCGGGACGGTGAAAGGCTCCTCTTCTAGAGGCCACAGCCTGTTTGGGGAGAGGGTCCGGAGGTCCAGCCCCCAGAGGAGCCTGTCGGACAGCGGGGGGGAGGGGCAGATGGATGCTGGGTCGGGATCGTCGTGGCCCCCCGGCCTCAGTCCACATTCAACACCGGACTCAGCCAGGAAGCTGGGAGGGCGACGAGACTCCCTGGGGTCCAGAGGGTCTGATGGCAGCGGGGGCCTCTTCAAG ATTCCCCGGATGAAGAACCCGAACCCGTTCTATCTGGGCACCCTGAAGAAGACGCTGACTGATAAAGAGAGCGAGGAGATGTATTACGCCATGAA ACTGACCTCGGGGGCTGAGAACACCTTGTTCCATTACGTCCTGATGGAGACGGTTCAGGGCATCTTCATCGCTCCTACCCACAGAGAGGTGGCTCAGCTCAGCGGCTCCATCCACCCACAGCTCATCCGCAACTTCCACCACTGCTGCCTCTCCATTCGGGCCGCGTTCCAGCAGAGCCTCCCGGCCAGG gGCCGTCGGGCTGCAGACCGGCCTCAGGGGGGCGGTTGGGGTCTAGGCCCAGTGAAGGAACACGGGGTTCTGTTCCAGTGTAAACCAGAGAATTGGACCGACCAGAAGAAACCGGCTCCCACCATGACTTACTGGGTCATCGG GCGGATGTTGCTCGAACCCGTCCCTCAGGAGTTCTATGTGTGCTTCCACGACTCGGTGGCGGAGGTTCCTGTGGAGATGGCCTTCCGCCTCTCCTTCGGCCTGGCCTTGTGA
- the intu gene encoding protein inturned isoform X4: MMFNVSIDGASFSKNLEDFDSIRSVLLYSDLEPEWLDDIQKNGELFYLELSEGEEEAALAQAATHQGVSTNHVRFRENEAEIITEQNKKPRCDSHAKGETALKRLTRILRRKRRPSLRRAGGKDGGKDNSTVSSPPASILKNQPGQRQGVTVQQQQMKEVCVYLNPKRLGGSSTPLSEGGGLLEALLGVVHRPPWSREPGDPTVVRQEERLSVHGLIPNSPAIKCGQILIGDVLVAVDDVDVTSENIERVLSCIPGPTQVRLTLETAALVDGGGTSDVSSGHKVKTPPPVSQLVRLLWGEDTAELQMSIGHIPHIIMYLSLKLDSTSQQEEEEILYQYPVSEASRQLRGVRGIFLTLCDMLENVTGGQIISSSLLLGKHLVHVGYWKESNNLLVVGLPAERVPLLYLQTVVGDVVRTLKVMYGSLDSAFCGGDHAPRLDHFFCLFFQQLIQPSRLRDGSSAPAPDVSGTLFLEGLPAVRWLTLPADIKVEVDTVLSDFESSDFGEMSEDFFGLRRLYVILGSCLFYKSYLIANHLPKEDLLDVCLYCQHYCLLPLASEQRVGQLVIWREVFPQQRANSSTAPGYSQPEGRHFLLIVGLRHFMQCVLLEAGGCASQALGSPGPDCVYVDQVKYDIFKFKFVCRTRGLNDVDLHNITKAVLIQVKATLLQLEVLEAGMEERLNAPPTPCLSCADWFLPAATARERLDNLASSSPILSKLTGTVKGSSSRGHSLFGERVRRSSPQRSLSDSGGEGQMDAGSGSSWPPGLSPHSTPDSARKLGGRRDSLGSRGSDGSGGLFKIPRMKNPNPFYLGTLKKTLTDKESEEMYYAMKLTSGAENTLFHYVLMETVQGIFIAPTHREVAQLSGSIHPQLIRNFHHCCLSIRAAFQQSLPARGRRAADRPQGGGWGLGPVKEHGVLFQCKPENWTDQKKPAPTMTYWVIGRMLLEPVPQEFYVCFHDSVAEVPVEMAFRLSFGLAL; encoded by the exons ATGATGTTTAATGTCTCTATAGATGGAGCTTCATTTTCTAAAAACTTGGAGGACTTCGACTCTATCCGCAGTGTTCTCCTATACAG TGATTTGGAACCAGAATGGCTTGATGACATCCAGAAGAACGGCGAGCTTTTCTATCTGGAGCTGAGTGAAGGTGAAGAGGAGGCTGCGTTGGCTCAAGCCGCCACCCATCAAGGTGTCTCTACTAACCACGTCCGCTTCAGAGAAAACGAAGCCGAGATCATCACGGAGCAAAACAAGAAGCCACGATGCGACTCGCACGCCAAAGGAGAGACGGCCCTCAAAAGGCTCACCAGGATCCTGAGGAGAAAACGCCGGCCGTCTCTGCGTCGAGCGGGAGGAAAGGATGGAGGTAAAGACAACTCGACTGTATCGTCGCCCCCAGCATCCATCCTGAAGAACCAGCCGGGTCAGCGTCAAGGCGTGAcggtccagcagcagcagatgaaggaaGTTTGCGTCTATCTTAACCCCAAACGGCTCGGAGGTTCGTCGACACCTCTGTCTGAAGGTGGGGGCCTGCTGGAGGCGCTGCTGGGGGTGGTGCATCGCCCCCCCTGGAGCAGAGAACCAGGAGACCCCACGGTGGTCCGACAGGAGGAAAGGCTGTCGGTTCATGGGTTAATACCCAACAGTCCAGCCATCAAATGTGGACAAATCCTCATTG GTGATGTGCTCGTGGCGGTGGATGACGTGGACGTGACCTCAGAGAACATTGAGAGGGTTCTGTCCTGCATCCCGGGACCAACACAG GTGAGGCTGACCCTGGAGACGGCGGCTCTGGTGGACGGCGGCGGTACGAGCGACGTGTCGTCGGGTCATAAGGTGAAGACGCCTCCGCCCGTCAGCCAGCTGGTGCGCCTGCTGTGGGGGGAGGACACAGCGGAACTTCAGATGTCCATCGGTCACATCCCACATATCATCATGTACCTGTCGCTCAAACTGGACTCCACATCTCAACAAGAAGAG gAGGAGATCCTGTACCAGTACCCGGTGTCTGAGGCGTCCCGACAGCTGAGGGGGGTCAGGGGCATCTTCCTCACGCTGTGTGACATGTTAGAGAACGTCACAGGAGGGCAGATCATCAG TTCTTCTCTGCTGCTCGGGAAACATCTGGTTCATGTGGGCTACTGGAAGGAAAGCAACAACCTGCTGGTGGTCGGACTTCCTGCTGAGAG GGTTCCTCTGCTGTATCTGCAGACGGTGGTGGGAGATGTAGTCCGGACGCTGAAAGTGATGTATGGCTCTTTAGACAG CGCCTTCTGTGGGGGGGACCATGCCCCCAGGTTGGACCATTTCTTCTGCCTGTTcttccagcagctcatccagcCGTCCCGCCTGAGGGACGGCTCCTCGGCCCCGGCCCCCGACGTCTCAGGGACTCTTTTCCTGGAAGGACTGCCGGCGGTCCGGTGGCTGACGCTGCCTGCAGACATCAAG GTGGAGGTGGACACTGTGCTCTCGGATTTTGAGTCTTCTGATTTTGGAGAAATG TCAGAGGACTTCTTCGGCCTGAGGCGTCTGTACGTGATTCTTGGctcctgtttgttttataaG TCCTACCTGATTGCCAATCACCTGCCCAAAGAGGACCTGCTGGACGTGTGTCTGTACTGCCAGCACTACTGCCTGCTCCCGCTGGCGTCAGAGCAGAGGGTGGGTCAGCTTGTCATCTGGAGGGAGGTGTTCCCCCAGCAGAGAGCCAATAGCAGCACAGCACCTGGCTACAGCCAACCAGAAGGACGACACTTCCTCCTCATAGTGGGGCTG AGGCATTTCATGCAGTGTGTCCTGCTGGAAGCCGGTGGTTGTGCTTCACAAGCTTTGGGTTCTCCAGGACCGGACTGCGTTTACGTCGATCAGgttaaatatgacatttttaaatttaagttcGTTTGTAGAACAAGAGGATTAAATGATGTTGATCTCCACAACATCACTAAAGCCGTTCTCATCCAGGTGAAAGCcactctgctgcagctggaggtgTTAGAGGCAGGTATGGAGGAGCGTCTGAATGCTCCGCCCACGCCCTGCCTATCGTGTGCTGATTGGTTCCTTCCTGCCGCCACGGCCCGCGAACGCTTGGACAACCTGGCTTCGTCCTCCCCCATCTTAAGCAAACTAACCGGGACGGTGAAAGGCTCCTCTTCTAGAGGCCACAGCCTGTTTGGGGAGAGGGTCCGGAGGTCCAGCCCCCAGAGGAGCCTGTCGGACAGCGGGGGGGAGGGGCAGATGGATGCTGGGTCGGGATCGTCGTGGCCCCCCGGCCTCAGTCCACATTCAACACCGGACTCAGCCAGGAAGCTGGGAGGGCGACGAGACTCCCTGGGGTCCAGAGGGTCTGATGGCAGCGGGGGCCTCTTCAAG ATTCCCCGGATGAAGAACCCGAACCCGTTCTATCTGGGCACCCTGAAGAAGACGCTGACTGATAAAGAGAGCGAGGAGATGTATTACGCCATGAA ACTGACCTCGGGGGCTGAGAACACCTTGTTCCATTACGTCCTGATGGAGACGGTTCAGGGCATCTTCATCGCTCCTACCCACAGAGAGGTGGCTCAGCTCAGCGGCTCCATCCACCCACAGCTCATCCGCAACTTCCACCACTGCTGCCTCTCCATTCGGGCCGCGTTCCAGCAGAGCCTCCCGGCCAGG gGCCGTCGGGCTGCAGACCGGCCTCAGGGGGGCGGTTGGGGTCTAGGCCCAGTGAAGGAACACGGGGTTCTGTTCCAGTGTAAACCAGAGAATTGGACCGACCAGAAGAAACCGGCTCCCACCATGACTTACTGGGTCATCGG GCGGATGTTGCTCGAACCCGTCCCTCAGGAGTTCTATGTGTGCTTCCACGACTCGGTGGCGGAGGTTCCTGTGGAGATGGCCTTCCGCCTCTCCTTCGGCCTGGCCTTGTGA